From the genome of Cryptococcus depauperatus CBS 7841 chromosome 1, complete sequence, one region includes:
- a CDS encoding 60S ribosomal protein L25 — protein MAPTKNAAKADAKPQDAKAKAAKKAALKGTNSTSIRKVRTSVTFHRPTTLRLPRAPKYPRKSVPHLPRMDQFRTIQYPLSTESAMKKIEDNNTLVFIVDLKANKRNIKDAVKKLYDVEAAKVNTLIRPDGKKKAYVRLTADHDALDVANKIGFI, from the exons ATGGCTCCTACCAAGAACGCTGCCAAGG CCGATGCCAAACCTCAAGATGCCAAGGCCAAGGCTGCCAAAAAGGCTGCTTTGAAGGGCACCAACTCTACCTCCATCCGAAAGGTCCGAACCTCTGTCACCTTCCACAGACCTACCACTCTCCGTCTTCCCCGTGCTCCCAAATACCCTCGTAAATCCGTCCCTCACCTTCCTAGGATGGATCAATTCCGAACTATTCAATACCCTCTCAGCACTGAGAGcgcgatgaagaagattgaggaCAACAACACTTTGGTTTTCATTGTCGACCTTAAGGCCAACAAGAGGAACATCAAGGATGCGGTCAAGAAGCTCTATGACGTTGAGGCTGCCAAAGTTAACACCCTCATCCG ACCGGACGGTAAGAAGAAGGCTTATGTTCGATTGACTGCCGATCACGATGCCCTTGATGTTGCCAACAAG ATCGGTTTCATTTAA